From the genome of Oncorhynchus tshawytscha isolate Ot180627B linkage group LG31, Otsh_v2.0, whole genome shotgun sequence, one region includes:
- the LOC112234314 gene encoding growth hormone-releasing peptides-like, which yields MLPVTATLRTTMSMFTLVILGCLGFQGVMASDSRAYRMSMTNDNDGHTTSQRQDPQTSNEIPRSIEVDDFKINVVPTSGKVSLAPTMVRLYPPPVKTSHLHANLPLRFGRDSLPDDTHSPKTTLNLPQRFGRAQGSGATEPTSCIECPHVGTLPSATLPQRFGRNEFNRQYPFRAMAFFSRRSEPVPNGNIRQQDYNYYDFGSEEEETREKTLKSSTLDFLLWNS from the exons ATGCTTCCTGTCACTGCCACTTTGAGGACGACCATGTCGATGTTCACCTTGGTTATTCTGGGGTGTTTGGGGTTCCAAGGGGTGATGGCCTCTGACTCTAGGGCGTACAGAATGTCCATGACCAACGACAACGATGGGCACACCACCAGTCAGCGACAGGACCCTCAG ACAAGCAATGAAATACCACGGAGTATCGAGGTGGATGATTTCAAAATCAACGTAGTGCCGACCAGCGGCAAAGTCAGCTTAGCACCGACCATGGTCCGACTCTACCCGCCACCAGTCAAAACGTCACACCTTCATGCCAACCTTCCGCTTCGCTTCGGCCGGGACTCCCTACCCGACGACACCCACTCACCCAAAACGACCCTTAATTTACCGCAACGGTTTGGAAGAGCACAGGGGTCTGGCGCAACGGAACCGACGTCGTGTATTGAGTGTCCCCATGTCGGGACACTGCCCTCCGCCACCCTGCCACAGAGGTTCGGCAGGAATGAGTTCAACCGCCAGTATCCTTTCCGAGCTATGGCCTTTTTCTCACGCAGGTCCGAACCCGTGCCAAATGGAAACATTAG GCAGCAAGACTATAATTATTATGATTTTGGCTCAGAGGAAGAAGAGACACGGGAGAAGACTCTGAAGAGCTCAACGTTGGATTTTCTCCTCTGGAACTCTTGA